GGAGAGCTTTCCCACTGCGCTCCTTTGCATGAGTCCATTATAAATCCTGTTACCTGAACAGCTCCCAGAAGCACCACCCGCCTCTCCCCTCTGCCCATCAGTCAGCACGGCTCTGCTCTTAAACCTGGCTGCTATTCTCAGAGCAGCCTCCCAGCTCGTGTTTGCTAAGCTGATGCCTCCTCTGCTCCAAGGAGTGCCATCCCTGCAAATTATTGCAGTAATAAAGCCACTGGCTGTGCCACGTTTGCTCTCTGTTATAAAGCACAGCCTTGCGAGTCCAACTCCGCGGGGACAGCGCAGAAAGGTGAGGAGCTGTGCAGCGGGAGCTGAGCCCTGATTAaggagcagacacagctccCCCcccctccagcactgcaggttTAGCTCTTGATTTTCAGCAATCAAATCTTGTTCCCTATTCACTTATTCCCCTCACTCCAAACACACACGGCGTTACCAATCATTCACTTTTCTCTAACGCGCTTAAAATTCTTATCTACAAACCCCAGCCCCACGTTCCAGCACTTCCCCACTCGGggctcttttcttcctttgcaagCGACTCCTTTCAACGCCGCAGCCTCATTAGGGAGAGCCTGAATCCGCTGCAGCTGGAAGCCCCTCGCGGATCTGGCCCAAATACTCTCTGAGATTTAACTTGAAAGCTTTCTGTAAGCGGTTTGATGGGACAGGTGAGCACAGCGGCTGACACGGCGGGGCTGAGGCTCGGTGCAGGGAGGAACACACGGTTCAAGAGCAGCTGactccagctctgggctctgcagcccgagccctgttccagccctgccatTTCCTGCTTATTTTAAGGCTCTGCCGCACCTGGTAATTGACCTGTAACTGTTCTCTCCACCTTCCTCTGACAAGGTGTGAACGATAATGAATTCATGCCCGGCTCCAGTGGCACTGTTAACCGGCACAAGTGGAAGGAGCTTTTGTCAGAGCTGAGCTGTTCCTCTGAACAGAGCAGGATTCCAGCCTGGTTTGCCCCCACATCGAAGCACACAAGCTCCAGCAGCCCAGGTGCTAAGCCCTGCTCATGTCACTCATTTCATCGCAGCCTCACTGCCCTTCAGGGTTGGGTCGATTTATGGCAACCAGTGACCTgatttttccagctccttttgcTTCCTGATgcttattaaaagaaaatcaccaGGTGGAAATGGAGGCCCAGGTAAGGGGGTCGAGCATCTGGACTTGACTTGTCCAGGTGAGGAACAGCCCTTCTCGTGCTCCTGAACACAGCTCTGCTAAAAAAGCTTCCTAAACCATTCTGCAGGTATTAGAAGCTGCCtctttgagaggaaaaaaaaaaatcccttgatAGGATTTGTGTGTAATTAGCTGGTTTATTCATTTAACAGGTCTAATTCAGAGATCAGCTAAGTGTGAAAAGTGCAGTGGGCTTCAAATCTGCCACAGGGTCCAACCAGCCCAGAGCAAGGCCCGGGGACAGGACAAATGTGGGAGAGAAGAGGTCCTAGCCTGGTAAATTTGGTATTTATAGCAAAGCTCTTAAGAGCCGCCTGACCAAGGAGATAAATCCCCCAAGGAAAGAGCACTGCCAggtgcccagggaaggctgTCCGCTTGTTATCCCCACAGCAGAACTGAGAATATTCTTTAGGGTGGCCGGGGACAGGTGCCCTGGAGCACGATGGCTGTGACATCGCCACGGTGGCGACTTCAGTGACCCGGAGCGGCCACCGGGGGGCAGCGCCGAGCCCAGCCCCGCCCCAGGGCAGCGGAAAGTCATTAACGGGACGGGAAATTAACGCTCTTCTGACACATCTGAGAGATTAATGCTCCTCTGACAGATCTCCCCGTGCGCGGAAAAAAACAGCCATTAGCACCGAGAACTGCCTTAGACATCCTCTCACTCGGTTGTGtaatgatttgtttttttcctgtctgggAACAGACTGAGGTCACCACTCTGCTGCCGGTGACAGTGCCCACACAGTAACAGAACCACAGTGGGGACACCGCAAAAACTCCTGTCAAAGCCCCAGAAAAAGGGCAAAATGAGCCTTAAGGTCCCATTCCATGACTCCAAAGGTGGGAatccctgctgcccaggctccTGCAAAGAACTCCAAGCCACAGCCGTCGTTGGGTTGTTTGATGCTTTTATTTATCACATGTAAAAACACTACTGTCTCTGTCTGCAGGTACCTCTTGCTGCACTGCAAATCACACAGCTCCAAACGTTGAAGATGAGACAGGCAGAGAAGGGAACTAAAGTGTTTATGCCCAGAATCACAATGTCATCACCCCTGAGGGTGTTAAATACACAGAACACCCCCAGGGACTGTTctacagaagcagcagagcgTTACATTAACAGACCAGAGTTGGTGAAAACACTGGGTGAAGGGATGGTCTAGGGGAGAAGAGGACCTGCAGACTGgtcttttccttcagctgcccTTATCTTTCTAGTACAGGTAATTGTGATCTAAGTCAACGACTAGTGCTGAACCACAACGGGGGGGACTCTTCCACACTTAGTTGACACGAGGGTTCCTGAAGTTCCTCCCAGCAAAGCGAGCCTTGCTGCCAAGCTCCTCCTCAATTCTGATGAAGGACAGAGAGCACGGGGtgtcagcagccagcagagagcCCTGCACTAGCCACGGGCCTCACACTGAACAACACCTGGCACTGAAACCCCTGAGCCAAGTGGCACTGAAATACCTGACCCACCTGGTTCTGAAACACCTGGTTCATGTGGCACTAAAATACCTGACCCACCTGGTTCTGAACCCCCTGGCCCACGTGGCCCTGGAGGTCCCACAAGGACCAGGCAGCTCCCACCAAGCCCCTGCACAGGGCCACACGTCTGACACAACCCAGATGTTTGAGGTGCTTGCCAAAGGAACCAGCTCATGCACAATGCCTCagtccagcagcacagggtgctTGGTGTGATCTGTGCTGGACCTCACCCACCCAACTCCTCCTTCAGCCAACAGAAGCACCTCTGTCAGGGCCAGGCCGTGTCCTGCAGGTGTTTCTGAGGGGCAAAGGCCAAGCTGtgccccaaagcagcagcagaaaagccccttcccagccccaggctcaCCTCAGCAGCTGGTTGTACTTGGCCAGACGCTCGGATCGGCACGGGGCACCAGTTTTGATCTGAGAGGGAAAATCACACAGTGAGTGGAGGACTCCAAGGGCCAACACAAAACTCGTTCAGAGTAATGAGCATCATCCCAAGCTCTGCTTGGGCATCAGGCTCAGTATCTACACATGCAAACACTGCAGGTCCTGGGAGCAATGGAGGTGGTTCATTGCTCTCAGCTGCAGGACCAGGAAAGCCCAGTACAGCCCCTGAGCTAAGACCTGTGACATTGCTGATTAAAGGGGAGTTTGCACAAGATAAGGTGCTCCCTTGTCACACACTATTAACAAATCAGCTCCCTGTAAACAGACACAGCAAATCTGCACCCCTGGAGGCAGCGCAGGGCACCACGGCTTTGCCTTCACCACCAAACAAATCATCCCTTCAAGCAAACAGCCaaagtgcagcagctgcaggtacCAACCTGGCCAGTGCAGAGACCCACTACCAGGTCAGCAATGAAGGTGTCTTCTGTCTCTCCAGAGCGGTGGCTCACCATCACACCCCAGCCATTGGACTGGGCCAGCTTGCAGCTGCAAGAGAGCAAGAGCAGCTCAGACCATGGCCTGTGCTCCAGTGACACTGCCAAggggcagcacagcactggtACAGGGCAGGATCACAGGACAGGGtcatcaggagctgctgtcacaggTGCTCAGACTCTGGGAAGTTGTTCAGGGCACCCGTGTGACATCAGGACCACGAATGTACAGGTTTATCTGTCAATGCCTTTATCAGTTAATAACActaattataattaattaataattgtTCTCCCTTCACAGATAGCCCATCAGATTTCTGTTCCCCTAGATGTGCTCTGTATGTTCATCCCCTCAGTTAAACCCAGCCCAGAGGGCAGAACTTACGCCTGCAGGGACTCTGTCACGGAGCCAATCTGGTTGACCTTGAGGAGGAGGCAGTTGCAGGCCTTCTCCTCCACAGCCTTGGCAATTCTCTTGGGGTTGGTCACAGTCAGATCGTCACCAACCACCTGGATGTTGACGCTGCCAGTGAACTTCTTCCAGGCAGCCCAGTCATCCTGGTCAAAGGGGTCTTCAATGGACACCACTGCAGAGGGACACAGCAGCTTCAGGACAATGCCAGCACAAAGGTCCTGTCTGCATGAGTGGAGTGCAGACCAGTGCTGCCCACAACAAAGAGACCCCGAGGGGCTGAGTGAGGCAGGAGCCCTCAGTGTCTCCTGTCAGAGGGGCTGCACACCAACTCCCTCCTCCAGCAATCAACCCACCACTGCTGCCGAGCAGCCTACCAGGGTAGTTCTTGACAAAGCCCTTGTAGAGGTCAGCCAGCTGGTCAGGAGAGATGTATCTGCTGGGGTCATCGGGGGATTTGAAGTCCAGGTCGTATTTGCCGTCGCGGTAGAACTCGGAGGCGGCCACGTCCATGCCAATGACAACCTTGTCAGTGTAGCCAGCCTTGGCAATGGCTGtcttcagcagctccagagctgtaaaacacacacacagggatgcTGAGGGCCTGCCAGCCCAACAGCACCTCACTCACTTGGCAAACAATCTCCCTTACCCCTTCGGAAAGCCCGAAGGAAAAGGTTCTTAAATTCTCCCACTTCTGAACTGACTGAACAAGATATTACTTTAATACTGCTTTTAGCTTGTAATACCCTTGAGACACCATTATGGGATTCCTAATCTCTTCAGGCAGGACTACATGTCAGCCCAGAAAGCTTAATACCAGATTTCACATCCTCCTTCAACTTTATGCATGTGGGCAGGAAGCTGTGCCTGCACTCTAATCCCTTTTAGCTCCAGAGCAGGTGTTGACCATGGAAGTGGTGAGCATCCAAACCCTGAGAGCAAAGAGACAGAGCCTGCCTCTGCACAGGAGACCCCTCTtggcatccacctgctctccACGTGCATTTACCTGCACCAGAGGAGACAGAACCACTCTGGTCACTGCTCACTGTGCTACTGTTTTAGCAGAGTCCCAGCcacccctgagctgcagggcagcagctgggatcaGCCAGGCTGTTTGCAGCAGGAAGCTCAGatcaagtgttttcttttggcCTTGGGTTGGTTTTTCCTTTGAgttctttttttgtgtgggtttggttgtgttttgtaAGATGCTAATGTAGCACAAActccaaaagcagctgctgcaggcaacAAAAACTCCTTGGAATGTAATTGTCATTCAAGGTCATCCTCCCTGATGTCTGCAAGGGTACAGACCCAGCAAAGCTGCATGTGACACTGGGACTCAAATATTTGACACACTTGCTGGTGCTGCCTCAGAATCTTCAAAAGGCACTGCAGCTCACCAGTCCCCTccacagcaacaaaaccaacagcTTTAAAGTAAAAAGCAAGTGAGCTGAGCTCGTGTTCCACTGCCTTGTTAGCAGCTCCAGTCCTGGACAGGCAGAGAAAGCTCCTCTGGTTTTGTAGGAACAGATATTTTGCTTCCCACAGACAAAGTGCCTCTTCCCACAGGCTCCTGAACAGAACTGTTTGGCCATGGAAGCAACAACTGCCTGAGCTTCCCAGGCAAGCCTTCGTGCCCTCCCACACAGCACCAGGCAGAGCACAAACTGCTTTCCCTCTtcatctgcagaaaaacaacTCCCCTGATCCCTGACTGTTGATTTGTGCAACACCTGCAGTGCACAGATGTTCCCACATCACTGTTCAGCTGGAAGGGCACAAGATTCCCTTAAGCTGCTACAGGAATGAGAGAGATGAGGCACTGAAGTAAAAACCCTCCTGCCAAACTGCATAAGCTGACGTCCAACACCTGACCACATCAGCAGAGCACCTTGGGATCCCTGTCAGGGTAAGGAACAGAGCAAAGACACAGCAGGAAGCTCTACACCTTTGATCCTATCGATCCTGCTCCTCATTGATACTGGGCAGGCTATCAGAACTGGTAGCTGGAGGATGAGCTTTCTCAccttctttgttttccaggatGTTGGGGGCAAAGCCACCCTCGTCCCCGACGTTGGTGGCATCCTTGCCATACTTCTCCTTGATGACATTCTTGAGGTTGTGGTAGACCTCTGCCCCCACACGCATGGCCTCCTTGAAGCTCTCAGCACCCACGGGCAGGATCATGAACTCCTGCATGGCCAGCTTGTTGCCAGCGTGGGAGCCCCCGTTGATCACGTTGAAAGCCTgggggaaagcaggaaaagccaggTTGGAAGGTGCTAACAGCCCTTTACCTTCACATCCTCATTCTCTGGAGTTTGAGCCGAGAGCACCAGGCTGCAGCAAGGCAAGGCcttgccctgccccagccaggcaCTTACAGGAACAGGGAGGATGACTTCGGGGTTTCCAGCCAGGTCGGCGATGTGGCGGTACAGGGGGACTCCCTTCTCGGCAGCACCAGCTTTGCACACAGCCAGGGACACGCCCAGGATGGCATTAGCACCAAATTTGGCTGAAACGGGAAGGAATCGGTTACAGAAGTGTCTTTATAAAGAGAGCAATACCAGCCCGTGGTTTGAATTAGGGCACGAGGCCATACGCTGGCTGTTGGTTCTGGTAAATAGAATTCTATTGACCCATCTTTATCTTTTCACCCCAGAGCAACACAAAACCCACTCACATTTGTTCTCTGTCCCGTCCATTTCCAGCATCAGCTTGTCAATCTTTTCTTGCTCCACAACGTTCACATTCTGCAGAGAAGCAACCAAAACATTGTGTGACACCAAGGACAGGTCCTCACctccccaccacagccctggcaggcaCCAACACCTCAAGGGCAGCCACCAAGAGCTGACCACACCAGTTCCTGGTCTGCAGCAGCCCAAGGCTGACAGCTGAGCTGGATGTGCCATCACTTCACCAATTAACAGTTCTGCACCAGCCTTTGTAGGCAGGGCTTAGTGCCCACAAAGCACAAAGGAATCTCATTCAAGCAGACTTCTCTAGATCCCCTCAGATTCCCTCCCAAATTATCCTGCCCGGATAAAACCCAGCCCCTCTCTGAAGCAGAAATCAGCTGGTGTCCCAGCTGATTCTCATttcagctcccagggctgaAGTGTTTGTGCACACTCCAACACCTGGATAAGGTTTCATGACGTGTTAGAGATGCACTCATTAAGTAAATTAAGTAAAACCATTGCTGTAGTCAGTTTGTTCACATGCACTCCAACACACAGGCCCAGGTGACACCAGCAGAGGATGGTTTGGACACTGCCTGGCTGGAGGAGATGTTAAGAGAAGACAGATTGCTCCTACCTTGCTAATCAGTGCAGGTGCAATCGTTTTATTGACGTGCTCAACAGCTTTTGAGACACCTGGAAGGAACAAGCACATCAGACACTGGTCAACACACAGGTTATGCAGGGATTAGTAGGGGATCTCGGGGACATCCAGGAAAACCACCTCATGCTACCCCAGCCCCAGTCCACGCCGAGCTTAGGGCCAGGTGTGAACACTGAGAGGCCCCTGGCTGAACTGGGAGGTGCACCAAGGCTGCAATGGCAAGGAAGTGTCCAGGAGTGCCAGGTTAGTCTGCCAGGCCATGCCAGGAGACTCATCCGagtgccagggctgcactgGGAGCACATCCATTACCTGTGTGCACAGTGCTGTGGCCAGGAACTCGTTTACATATTTTACAGCTCTGGAGACACCTGACAGAAGCGAAACGGACACCGGAGTCAAGGACAGGTGAAGACTCACAGGCAGCCCACAGGAGTGCAAGAGGACACAAACGGGCAGCAGGAGGGTGGCACGGAGCAGTGCACTGCACACAAGAGGCTCaaagagcagaggaagctgTGCAAGGCTCTGTTTGGGCTTTCCACCAGGTCTCTGTAACTCTGCCATCACCACTGCGGGCTCCAATGACAGCATTTAGAGAAGGTTTTGGAT
The Sylvia atricapilla isolate bSylAtr1 chromosome 22, bSylAtr1.pri, whole genome shotgun sequence genome window above contains:
- the ENO1 gene encoding alpha-enolase isoform X2, with the translated sequence MSITKIHAREIFDSRGNPTVEVDLYTNKGLFRAAVPSGASTGIYEALELRDNDKTRYMGKGVSKAVEHVNKTIAPALISKNVNVVEQEKIDKLMLEMDGTENKSKFGANAILGVSLAVCKAGAAEKGVPLYRHIADLAGNPEVILPVPAFNVINGGSHAGNKLAMQEFMILPVGAESFKEAMRVGAEVYHNLKNVIKEKYGKDATNVGDEGGFAPNILENKEALELLKTAIAKAGYTDKVVIGMDVAASEFYRDGKYDLDFKSPDDPSRYISPDQLADLYKGFVKNYPVVSIEDPFDQDDWAAWKKFTGSVNIQVVGDDLTVTNPKRIAKAVEEKACNCLLLKVNQIGSVTESLQACKLAQSNGWGVMVSHRSGETEDTFIADLVVGLCTGQIKTGAPCRSERLAKYNQLLRIEEELGSKARFAGRNFRNPRVN
- the ENO1 gene encoding alpha-enolase isoform X1, which encodes MSITKIHAREIFDSRGNPTVEVDLYTNKGLFRAAVPSGASTGIYEALELRDNDKTRYMGKGVSRAVKYVNEFLATALCTQNVNVVEQEKIDKLMLEMDGTENKSKFGANAILGVSLAVCKAGAAEKGVPLYRHIADLAGNPEVILPVPAFNVINGGSHAGNKLAMQEFMILPVGAESFKEAMRVGAEVYHNLKNVIKEKYGKDATNVGDEGGFAPNILENKEALELLKTAIAKAGYTDKVVIGMDVAASEFYRDGKYDLDFKSPDDPSRYISPDQLADLYKGFVKNYPVVSIEDPFDQDDWAAWKKFTGSVNIQVVGDDLTVTNPKRIAKAVEEKACNCLLLKVNQIGSVTESLQACKLAQSNGWGVMVSHRSGETEDTFIADLVVGLCTGQIKTGAPCRSERLAKYNQLLRIEEELGSKARFAGRNFRNPRVN